Proteins found in one Salvia splendens isolate huo1 chromosome 10, SspV2, whole genome shotgun sequence genomic segment:
- the LOC121750274 gene encoding protein disulfide isomerase-like 1-4, which produces MAMKSLLVISVFICLIFSHIHPSKSEEDEDLSFLEQVEQSDAVPLGDSDHYGHPHDYENYADLEDDEESAAYGDDGGHTAAEVDETHVVVLRQSNFSEFIEKNTFVMVEFYAPWCGHCQALAPEYAAAATELKDEAVVLAKVDAAEETDLSQKFDVQGFPTIFFFVDGVHKPYPGQRTKDAIVSWLKKKTGPGLHNITTTEEAERLLADEDKIVLAYLESLVGPDSEEFSGASKLEDDVNFYQTTSPEVAKLFQIDPQAKRPSVVMIKKDEEKFNQFGGQFTKSAIAEFVYENKLALVTTMTRESAPLVFENPIKKQLILFATSNDSEKFYPIFTEAAKVFKGKLLCVYVELDNEDVGKPVSEYFGVDGETPSVLAYTGNDDARKFMLDGEITVDNIKSFGQKFLGDNLKPFYKSDPIPENNDGDVKIVVGNNFDDIVLDESKDVLLELYAPWCGHCQSLEPIYNKLGKHLRGIDSLVIAKMDWTTNEHPRAKSDGFPTILFFPAGNKSFDPITFEDDRTVVAFYKFLKKHASIPFKLQKPASSVRSTASKDAASRKDDSSSSDSDSDNGVKDEL; this is translated from the exons ATGGCGATGAAATCTCTGCTAGTTATCTCGGTTTTTATCTGCTTAATTTTCTCCCATATACATCCATCGAAATCGGAAGAAGACGAAGATCTCAGTTTCCTCGAGCAGGTGGAGCAGAGCGATGCCGTGCCGTTGGGTGATTCCGACCATTACGGTCATCCCCATGACTACGAGAACTACGCCGATCTGGAAGATGACGAAGAATCTGCGGCATACGGCGACGACGGCGGTCACACTGCCGCGGAGGTGGACGAGACGCACGTGGTCGTGCTGAGGCAATCGAACTTCAGCGAGTTCATTGAGAAGAACACATTCGTGATGGTGGAGTTCTACGCACCGTGGTGCGGCCATTGCCAAGCTCTGGCGCCGGAGTACGCTGCCGCCGCGACGGAGCTGAAGGACGAGGCTGTGGTACTGGCGAAGGTCGACGCTGCAGAGGAGACGGACCTCAGCCAGAAGTTCGACGTGCAGGGATTCccgaccattttcttcttcgTCGATGGCGTGCACAAACCCTACCCTGGTCAACGCACTAA GGATGCTATTGTATCATGGTTGAAGAAAAAGACAGGCCCTGGATTGCACAATATTACAACCACCGAAGAGGCAGAACGCCTCTTGGCAGACGAGGACAAAATAGTTTTGGCTTATCTCGAGAGTCTGGTG GGCCCAGATAGCGAGGAGTTTTCTGGTGCTTCAAAGCTTGAAGATGATGTTAACTTTTACCAGACGACCAGTCCAGAAGTGGCGAAACTCTTCCAGATTGATCCACAGGCCAAACGCCCGTCTgttgtcatgatcaagaaagaTGAGGAGAAATTTAACCAATTTG GTGGTCAATTCACTAAATCTGCAATAGCTGAATTTGTATATGAGAACAAGCTCGCTCTCGTCACCACTATGACTAGAGAAAGTGCTCCATTGGTATTTGAGAATCCAATAAAGAAACAG TTGATACTTTTCGCAACTTCTAATGACTCGGAGAAATTTTATCCGATATTCACAGAAGCAGCAAAAGTTTTCAAAGGAAAG CTCCTATGTGTTTATGTCGAATTGGACAATGAAGATGTTGGAAAACCTGTTTCAGAGTACTTTGGAGTTGATGGAGAAACTCCAAGT GTTCTTGCATATACTGGAAATGATGATGCCCGGAAATTTATGTTAGATGGTGAAATAACTGTTGACAATATCAAG TCTTTCGGACAAAAGTTTCTGGGAGACAATCTCAAGCCATTCTACAAGTCGGACCCTATTCCAGAAAAC AATGATGGGGACGTCAAGATTGTTGTTGGTAACAACTTTGATGATATTGTTTTGGATGAGTCAAAAGATGTTCTTCTTGAG TTGTATGCTCCCTGGTGTGGACACTGTCAATCTTTGGAACCTATATATAACAAGCTTGGCAAGCATTTGAGAGGCATTGACTCCCTCGTCATAGCTAAGATGGACTGGACGACAAACGAGCACCCACGAGCCAAG TCTGATGGATTCCCCACAATTCTCTTCTTCCCAGCCGGCAACAAGAGCTTCGATCCA ATTACTTTTGAGGATGATCGCACCGTGGTGGCCTTCTACAAGTTCTTGAAAAAACATGCCTCAATCCCGTTCAAGCTTCAGAAGCCAGCCTCATCAGTGAGGAGCACTGCTTCAAAAGATGCTGCTAGCCGCAAAGacgacagcagcagcagcgacaGCGACAGCGACAACGGCGTGAAGGATGAGCTATAA
- the LOC121750314 gene encoding 30S ribosomal protein S13, chloroplastic-like, translating to MAQALATPVLPSLSLISNPISNSSKFSLSFPLPSAFPKIGGLSIKCARVGGVEIPNNKRVEYSLQYIHGIGRTSARQILNDLSFENKLTKDFSEEELTILREEVSKYMIEGDLRRFNALAIRRLKEIQCYRGVRHIQGLPCRGQRTKNNCRTLKGKRVAIPGKKKK from the exons ATGGCGCAAGCGTTAGCTACACCAGTGCTGCCTTCCCTCTCTCTCATCTCCAACCCTATCTCTAACTCCTCCAAATTCTCGCTCTCCTTTCCGCTACCCTCCGCTTTCCCCAAG ATCGGTGGACTGAGTATCAAATGCGCTCGTGTTGGTGGAGTCGAGATTCCGAACAACAAGAGAGTGGAGTACTCGTTGCAGTACATTCATGGAATCGGGCGCACTAGCGCCAGGCAGATTCTCAACGACCTCAGTTTCGAGAACAAATTGACAAAAGATTTCTCTGAAGAGGAGCTCACCATTTTGCGTGAGGAGGTCTCCAAGTATAtgattgaaggagatctt AGGAGGTTCAATGCGCTTGCAATTAGAAGGCTAAAGGAGATACAATGCTACCGAGGCGTGAGGCACATTCAGGGATTGCCGTGTAGGGGCCAAAGGACCAAGAACAACTGCAGAACCTTGAAGGGCAAAAGGGTGGCCATACCTGGGAAAAAGAAGAAGTAA
- the LOC121752478 gene encoding patatin-like protein 6 — translation MACVDVNDDRTINPMIGLQEPSIDTDKLSYEIFSILESKFLFGYEDQQIWLPKPIAVQPKTAVFSDGGAQAPKNQRGKICILSIDGAGMRSILTGKTLAYLETALKNKSGNPDARIADYFDVAAGTGVGGIFTAMLFAAGDQNRPIFHADDTWKFLAAEGKKVYSIATSRSSRNGFLKRIFKKSGSSSGGGSSSAKDMEKAMKEAFKDERTGRSLTLKDTLKPVLIPCYDLSSAAPFLFSRADALESDSFDFNLWEVCLATSAEPVAFDPVCMKSVDGLTRCVGLDGGMAMSNPTAAAITHVLHNKQEFPFVRGVEDILVLSVGAGGQLMEGSFDYEQVKTWKAKDWARPLARISGDSASEMVDHAVAMAFGQSRSSNYVRVQASCSSFSQCGANVDSDPSPRNVKMLMGIADEMLKQKNVESVLFSGKKIGEQSNLEKLDWFADQLVLEHQKRSCRIAPTVAFKQPTSWPKQN, via the exons ATGGCATGTGTTGATGTTAACGACGACCGCACCATCAATCCAATGATTGGATTGCAGGAGCCGAGCATCGATACCGACAAATTGAGCTACGAGATTTTCTCCATTTTGGAGAGTAAGTTTTTGTTCGGCTACGAGGACCAGCAGATTTGGCTACCGAAGCCGATTGCGGTGCAGCCGAAGACCGCCGTCTTCTCCGATGGCGGAGCTCAGGCTCCCAAAAATCAGAGGGGGAAAATCTGCATCCTCAGCATCGACGGCGCCGGTATGCGGAGCATTTTGACCGGCAAAACCCTCGCGTATTTGGAGACAGCGCTGAAGAACAAGTCAGGGAATCCTGACGCCAGAATCGCGGATTATTTCGACGTCGCCGCCGGCACAGGCGTCGGCGGGATTTTTACAGCGATGCTCTTCGCCGCGGGCGATCAGAACCGTCCGATTTTCCACGCGGACGATACGTGGAAGTTCCTCGCGGCGGAGGGGAAAAAGGTGTATTCGATTGCGACATCACGGAGTTCGAGGAACGGTTTTCTCAAGCGAATTTTTAAGAAATccggcagcagcagcggcggcggttcgTCGTCGGCGAAGGATATGGAGAAGGCGATGAAGGAAGCGTTCAAGGACGAGAGAACCGGTCGCAGCCTGACGCTGAAGGACACGTTGAAGCCGGTTCTGATCCCCTGCTACGACCTCTCCAGCGCGGCGCCGTTTCTGTTCTCGCGAGCCGACGCGCTCGAGAGCGACAGCTTCGATTTCAATCTGTGGGAGGTGTGCTTGGCGACGTCGGCCGAGCCGGTCGCCTTCGATCCGGTTTGCATGAAATCGGTCGACGGTTTGACCCGATGCGTAGGTCTAGACGGCGGAATGGCGATGAGCAACCCTACCGCGGCGGCGATCACGCATGTTCTGCACAATAAACAGGAGTTTCCGTTTGTGAGAGGAGTGGAGGATATTTTGGTCCTTTCAGTCGGCGCCGGGGGGCAGCTGATGGAGGGCAGCTTTGACTATGAGCAGGTAAAGACGTGGAAGGCTAAGGATTGGGCGCGGCCGCTAGCGCGGATTTCCGGCGACAGCGCGTCGGAGATGGTTGACCACGCTGTGGCAATGGCGTTCGGTCAAAGCCGTAGCAGCAATTACGTCAGAGTTCAG GCAAGCTGTTCCAGCTTTAGTCAATGTGGTGCAAATGTGGATTCGGACCCCAGTCCGAGGAACGTAAAAATGCTAATGGGGATAGCAGATGAGATGCTGAAGCAGAAAAATGTGGAGTCTGTCCTCTTCAGTGGTAAGAAGATAGGAGAGCAGAGCAACTTGGAGAAGCTAGACTGGTTTGCCGACCAACTTGTGCTGGAGCATCAGAAGAGGAGTTGCCGGATAGCTCCCACTGTTGCGTTCAAGCAACCGACAAGTTGGCCTAAGCAAAATTAA
- the LOC121750293 gene encoding protein phosphatase 2C 51-like has product MNFDELRRESMNSEQNGVLEFKTGEVVLEGVDVNNFGRKRMELRRIKSVSIGKSGDLVFFSDRKVSSRKRRSDVKKEIKLMEEALLVQLPENSGGGSRDGAAAMPEHGTVSIIGRRREMEDAVAAELDFVRKGGKSYSFFGVYDGHGGWRVARACSEMLHKLVAEIVVEDGGEEIAWERVMAVGFRRMDEEVNKSGALVSSTGSTAVVAVVGEEKIVVANCGDSRAVMCRGGVAVQISDDHKPDRPDELERIEGCGGKVIDWNGQRVLGVLATSRSIGDEYLKPYVITDPEVKVLNRTKCDEFLILGSDGLWDVISNEIACQVVRRCLDGRIIRTNSCSESTRTMEAAAILVELAMARGSHDNISVVVVDLNCCH; this is encoded by the exons ATGAATTTCGATGAATTACGGCGAGAATCGATGAATTCGGAGCAGAATGGAGTGTTGGAGTTCAAAACTGGTGAAGTGGTTTTGGAAGGTGTCGACGTGAATAATTTTGGCCGGAAAAGGATGGAGCTCCGGCGAATTAAGTCGGTTTCGATCGGGAAATCCGGAGATCTGGTGTTTTTTTCCGATCGTAAGGTTTCTAGTAGGAAAAGGAGATCCGATGttaagaaagagataaaattgATGGAGGAAGCGTTGCTGGTTCAGTTGCCGGAAAACAGCGGCGGCGGATCTCGAGACGGCGCCGCCGCCATGCCGGAGCATGGAACGGTGTCTATTATTGGTCGGCGGAGGGAGATGGAGGACGCGGTGGCGGCGGAGCTGGATTTTGTGAGGAAAGGCGGGAAGAGCTACAGTTTCTTTGGAGTTTACGACGGTCACGGAGGGTGGCGCGTGGCGCGTGCTTGCAGTGAGATGCTGCATAAGCTGGTGGCGGAGATTGTGGTGGAAGATGGCGGTGAGGAGATAGCGTGGGAGAGAGTGATGGCGGTTGGTTTTAGGAGGATGGATGAAGAAGTGAATAAGAGTGGCGCGTTGGTGTCGTCGACTGGGTCGACGGCCGTCGTGGCGGTGGTGGGGGAGGAGAAGATCGTAGTGGCGAATTGCGGCGACTCTAGGGCGGTCATGTGCCGCGGCGGTGTTGCCGTGCAGATATCCGACGATCACAAG CCTGATAGACCTGATGAACTAGAGAGGATTGAAGGTTGTGGAGGAAAAGTAATCGACTGGAATGGGCAAAGAGTTTTGGGGGTGCTGGCTACCTCGAGATCTATAG GTGATGAATATCTTAAACCATATGTAATAACGGATCCGGAAGTGAAGGTTCTCAATCGGACGAAATGCGATGAGTTTTTGATTCTGGGGAGCGACGGGCTGTGGGATGTGATTTCTAATGAGATTGCATGTCAGGTGGTGAGGAGGTGTTTGGACGGCCGGATTATAAGAACGAACTCATGCTCCGAATCTACACGCACAATGGAAGCAGCTGCTATTTTGGTGGAGTTGGCCATGGCTCGGGGCAGCCACGACAACATCAGCGTTGTTGTCGTGGATCTGAACTGTTGCCATTGA
- the LOC121750369 gene encoding plastidial pyruvate kinase 4, chloroplastic-like, with protein MIKGAVSVCSIVDQTSFLYHARFPDLSAGNTCGNSSFLPCKSGTKVPDYGNHLLLLQGRDKITPRAAYRIPPESEDAQRQSSSDSSDDQLIIFPENDENLEEPRKGRAASKIQSSIDLQQIAKNQGHQVTILDKLKAVHLHILAMEQWNMSRLKICHQNYSASAINMLHYLALKSLDTQQIKEELSSIGLMNLETINTHVLSSLSGCIEMLINSRPDSLLGLKESTEGLPVHQCLGDKNVYLGMTAMVKKASSNRDLLLGKLQSLKKAHIMVTVGQETAENDMHITDLISSGATIFRINCAHGNTELWSKIITTVKRCSHLLEKPCQILMDLAGPKLRTGRLKDGPCVVKISPKKNALGRIIRGAQVLLSPQGAGLPPSHLSPDVILQVDGEEFLSKLEVDDSVRFTDARGKRRSLRIISKYPVFSGAGFMAECSKTAYAESGTALYIKEKGKKSSVGFVVGVPPAEQFVRLRVGDLLVLTRDSSDKQDTSPCSAVGTHKMTCPCGYLFDSVKPGDPIAFDDGKIWGVIKGTTISEVVVTITHAGPKGTKLGSEKSINIPQSNIRYEGLTSKDLMDLDFVAAHADMVGISFIRDVHDIVVLRQELSKRKFSKLGVVLKIETQGGFEKLPLLILEAMKSGNPLGVMIARGDLAVECGWEKLADIQEEIMSICSAAHLPVILATQVLESLVKTGVPTRAEITDAANGRRASCVMLNKGKHIVKAVSTLDTILNSQCTNAKAELKPLMLINRVG; from the exons ATGATCAAGGGAGCAGTTTCTGTTTGCTCTATTGTTGACCAGACATCATTCTTGTATCAC GCAAGGTTCCCGGATCTCTCTGCAGGCAACACATGTGGGAACTCCTCATTTCTGCCTTGTAAATCTGGCACTAAAGTACCAGATTATGGGAATCACTTGTTGCTTCTTCAAGGTCGAGACAAAATCACCCCAAGAGCTGCATATAGAATTCCACCTGAAAGTGAGGACGCTCAGCGACAAAGCTCTTCTGATTCCTCCGATGATCAGTTGATTATATTTCCTGAGAATGATGAGAATCTTGAGGAACCAAGAAAAGGAAGAGCTGCCTCCAAAATACAGTCCAGTATTGATCTTCAACAAATTGCTAAAAACCAGGGACACCAAGTTACTATTCTCGATAAACTGAAGGCAGTTCATTTGCACATTCTAGCTATGGAACAATGGAACATGTCGAGACTTAAAATATGCCACCA AAATTATTCAGCAAGTGCTATAAACATGTTGCACTATCTGGCACTGAAAAGCCTGGATACACAACAGATCAAAGAAGAGCTTTCCTCTATTGGCCTTATGAATTTAGAGACAATAAATACACATGTTCTTTCAAGTCTTTCTGGATGTATTGAAATGCTTATTAACTCAAGACCAGATTCTCTCCTTGGCTTAAAAGAGTCTACTGAAGGGCTCCCTGTTCACCAATGCTTGGGCGATAAAAATGTTTACCTTGGAATGACTGCAATGGTGAAAAAGGCATCTTCTAATAGGGACCTACTTTTGGGAAAACTTCAAAGCCTGAAAAAGGCTCATATCATGGTAACAGTTGGGCAAGAGACAGCAGAAAATGATATGCACATAACAGATCTCATAAGTTCAGGGGCCACAATCTTTCGTATCAACTGTGCTCATGGTAACACAGAGTTATGGAGTAAGATAATCACTACTGTAAAGAGATGCTCTCATCTTCTGGAGAAACCTTGTCAAATCCTCATGGACTTGGCTGGACCAAAACTTCGAACTGGAAGACTGAAGGATGGTCCATGTGTGGTGAAAATCTCCCCCAAAAAGAATGCACTTGGTAGAATTATACGCGGAGCCCAAGTTTTGCTTAGCCCACAAGGAGCAGGCTTACCACCTTCTCACCTATCCCCTGATGTTATTTTGCAAGTGGATGGTGAAGAATTTCTCAGTAAGCTGGAAGTTGATGATTCTGTGAGATTCACTGATGCCCGTGGAAAACGGAGAAGTCTCCGAATCATAAGCAAATATCCTGTTTTTTCTGGTGCTGGATTTATGGCTGAATGCAGCAAAACTGCATATGCTGAATCTGGCACTGCATTGTATATTaaggagaaaggaaagaaaTCTTCAGTTGGATTTGTGGTCGGTGTTCCTCCAGCAGAGCAATTTGTTAGATTGAGAGTTGGTGACTTGCTGGTTTTAACTCGAGATAGTTCAGACAAGCAAGACACTTCACCCTGTTCTGCTGTTGGCACCCATAAGATGACTTGCCCTTGTGGGTATCTGTTTGATTCAGTAAAACCGGGTGACCCTATTGCTTTTGATGATGGAAAGATATGGGGAGTGATTAAAGGAACTACCATTTCAGAAGTAGTTGTAACGATCACTCATGCTGGCCCTAAAGGCACTAAACTAGGTTCAGAAAAATCCATAAATATTCCCCAGAGTAATATTAGGTACGAAGGTCTTACTTCAAAGGACCTTATGGATCTTGACTTTGTAGCTGCACATGCTGACATGGTGGGTATTTCATTCATTCGAGACGTTCATGATATTGTTGTCTTGCGTCAAGAGctttcaaaaagaaaattttcaaaGCTGGGGGTTGTGTTGAAAATTGAGACACAAGGTGGATTTGAGAAGTTGCCTCTCTTGATACTGGAAGCTATGAAATCAGGAAACCCATTAGGAGTAATGATTGCTAGAGGAGATCTCGCAGTGGAATGCGGATGGGAAAAGCTTGCTGATATACAGGAAGAAATCATGTCCATTTGCAGTGCTGCCCATCTACCAGTAATCTTAGCAACACAAGTTCTCGAATCACTTGTCAAAACGGGGGTGCCTACTAGAGCCGAAATCACTGATGCAGCCAATGGAAGGAG GGCGAGCTGTGTGATGTTGAACAAAGGTAAACACATTGTGAAAGCTGTCTCTACTCTCGACACAATTTTAAACAGCCAATGCACAAATGCAAAAGCAGAATTGAAGCCTCTGATGTTAATTAATCGTGTAGGTTGA
- the LOC121750370 gene encoding cyclic nucleotide-gated ion channel 1-like encodes MDHYREKFVRFQDSRSEKGFSEQSSSSGGIHPSRLNSVVYSISDKFHRGVEAGSDRIRRFKGSIRSFSLKRLLIDDEGPRRKILDPQGPFLQKWNKIFVLSCLIAISLDPLFFYIPIINGEKKCLDLDKKLEIAASILRSFTDIFYLTHIIFQFRTGFIDPYSRVFGRGVLVEDTWKIAKRYLTSYFIIDILAVLPLPQIAILIIIPKMKGARSLNTKNLLKFVVLFQYIPRVLRVYPLYKEVTRTSGILTETAWAGAAFNLFLYMLASHVLGAFWYLFSIERDTTCWIRACGDQSACRNASFYCDADHARFAENLTKLCPIQPPNTTLFDFGIFLDALQSGVVESKDFPQKLFYCFWWGLQNLSSLGQNLHTSTYVWEICFAVFISISGLVLFSFLIGNMQTYLQSTTLRLEEMRVKRRDAEQWMSHRLLSNNLKERITRYEHYKWQETRGVDEENLIRNLPKDLRRDIKRHLCLDLLKRVPLFEKMDEQLLDAMCDCLKPVLYTEHSYIVREGDPVDEMLFIMRGKLFTVTTNGGRTGFFNSEYLKAGDFCGEELLTWALDPHSSSNLPISTRTVQALSEVEAFALMAHDLKFVASQFRRLHSKQLRHTFRFYSQQWRTWAACFIQAAWRRYSRKKLEESLCEEENRLQDALAKGGSGSPSLGATIYASRFAANALRALRRNGTRKTRMPERISPMLLQKPAEPDFTAEDK; translated from the exons ATGGATCACTACCGTGAGAAGTTCGTGAG ATTTCAAGATTCGAGATCAGAAAAAGGTTTTAGTGAGCAATCTTCGTCTAGTGGTGGAATACATCCGAGCAGACTGAATTCTGTAGTATACTCAATTTCAGACAAGTTTCATAGAGGTGTAGAAGCTGGATCTGATAGAATCAGGAGGTTCAAGGGATCAATAAGATCTTTCTCTTTGAAGAGGCTTTTGATAGATGATGAGGGACCTAGGAGGAAAATTCTTGATCCTCAAGGACCATTTCTTCAGAAATGGAACAAGATTTTCGTGTTGTCTTGTCTGATAGCTATCTCCTTGGATCCCTTGTTTTTCTACATTCCAATTATCAATGGGGAAAAGAAATGCCTTGATTTGGACAAGAAATTGGAGATTGCTGCTAGCATTCTACGATCTTTTACGGATATCTTTTATCTCACAcatattattttccaatttcGTACGGGTTTCATTGATCCTTATTCACGTGTATTTGGAAGAGGAGTCCTAGTTGAAGATACCTGGAAAATAGCAAAAAGATATCTGACATCATACTTTATAATTGATATTCTCGCAGTTCTTCCACTTCCGCAG ATtgcaattctcatcatcattccaAAGATGAAAGGAGCAAGATCTTTGAACACCAAGAATTTGTTGAAATTTGTGGTTTTATTTCAATATATACCAAGGGTTCTCCGGGTCTATCCTCTCTATAAAGAAGTCACAAGAACTTCTGGCATTCTTACTGAAACAGCATGGGCTGGAGCTGCCTTCAACCTTTTCCTTTACATGCTTGCCAGTCAT GTGCTTGGAGCCTTTTGGTATTTGTTTTCAATAGAACGTGACACTACGTGCTGGATAAGAGCTTGTGGAGATCAATCTGCATGTAGAAATGCTTCGTTTTATTGTGACGCCGACCATGCAAGATTCGCAGAAAATCTGACTAAGTTGTGCCCTATACAGCCTCCTAATACAACACTTTTTGACTTTGGGATATTCCTTGATGCTCTTCAATCCGGTGTTGTCGAATCAAAAGACTTCCCTCAGAAGTTATTTTATTGTTTCTGGTGGGGTCTGCAGAATTTAAG TTCCCTTGGTCAGAACCTTCACACAAGTACTTATGTCTGGGAAATTTGCTTTGCAGTTTTTATATCTATATCCGGCTTGGTGCTATTTTCGTTTCTGATTGGAAATATGCAG ACTTATCTGCAGTCTACAACTCTAAGGTTAGAAGAGATGAGGGTGAAAAGGCGAGATGCAGAGCAGTGGATGTCGCACCGTTTACTCTCAAATAATTTAAAGGAACGAATCACAAGATACGAGCATTATAAATGGCAGGAAACTAGGGGTGTTGATGAAGAGAATCTTATCCGGAATCTTCCTAAGGACCTTAGAAGAGACATAAAGCGACATCTCTGTCTGGATTTACTTAAGAGG GTGCCACTATTCGAGAAAATGGATGAACAGCTGCTCGATGCAATGTGCGACTGCCTGAAACCAGTTCTTTACACTGAGCACAGTTACATAGTGCGAGAGGGCGATCCAGTTGACGAGATGCTATTCATCATGCGTGGCAAATTGTTCACTGTGACAACTAATGGAGGAAGGACCGGGTTTTTCAACTCTGAGTATCTGAAAGCAGGTGACTTTTGTGGCGAAGAACTCTTAACTTGGGCTCTGGACCCTCATTCATCGTCTAATCTCCCCATCTCCACTAGAACCGTACAAGCCCTTTCAGAAGTCGAAGCATTTGCTTTGATGGCTCATGATTTGAAGTTTGTGGCGTCCCAGTTCCGACGTTTACACAGTAAACAGCTACGCCATACTTTCAGATTCTACTCACAGCAGTGGAGAACCTGGGCAGCTTGCTTTATACAAGCAGCATGGCGCCGGTATTCTAGGAAGAAACTCGAGGAGTCTCTTTGCGAAGAAGAAAATCGGTTGCAAGATGCTTTGGCCAAGGGTGGGAGTGGCTCGCCAAGTCTGGGCGCAACCATCTACGCCTCCAGATTTGCAGCGAATGCGCTTCGTGCATTGAGACGAAATGGTACGAGAAAGACTAGGATGCCCGAGAGGATATCACCAATGCTGCTTCAGAAGCCAGCAGAACCAGATTTTACTGCTGAAGACAAATGA